The genome window AGTGATGCTGCCAATGCTGCCTATCTGCAATCTCGCTTAGATGCTAAATACAAACAAATTCTGGTAGATGAGTTTCAAGATACCAATCCTTTGCAGTGGCAAATCCTACGAGCATGGCTAGCCGGGTATAGCGAGGGTGATGAGAAGCCAAAAGTATTTATTGTGGGCGACCCTAAGCAATCAATCTATCGATTCCGTCGTGCTGACCCAAGATTATTTGTGAGTGCCGCACAGTTTTTGCATCAACACCATCAAGCTGCCTATATCGAGCAAGATAAAACTCGCCGTAATGCTTATGAAATTAATGCCGCAGTCAACAAGATCTTTCAAGGCGAGCAAGTGCCGCCAGATTATCCATATTCAGAGCAACATACCCTTTGGACTACACCTGATCAAGGTAAGCCAGCAGATGCTTATGCGCAGCAAGGCGAAATTTATTTACTACCGCTGATCCCCTATGAGGAGCAGTCTCAAGAGCTCCGAGAGGGAAGTGCTTTTGATAAGGCAATCGCAGATTCCAGCGAAACAGTTGCTGTGGTGCAGCGTCAGCACGAAGGAGAAACGGTCGCTCGCTTGATCAAAGAAGTGATTACCACCCACAAGGTAGCTGATAAAGAAGGTGGCGTAGAAATATGGCGGGACGCTCGTGCGAGCGACTTCCTATTGCTAGTCAAGCGCCGTAAATTCTTGCCCCAGTACGAAAGGGCGCTGAGAGATGCAAAGCTTGCTTACGAGAGTCCACGCTTAGGCGGCCTCCTCAATACACTTGAGATAGATGATTTGATTGCCTTGCTAACAGTACTCGTTACACCACGTCATGATTTGCCGTTAGCACAAGTTCTCAGAAGTCCGATCTTTGGCTTTCCAGAAAAACAAATGCAGCAGCTGGCTGTTGCGATGACTTCTGGCCAATATCGCTGTTGGTGGGATGCATTACAAGACAGTCAAGATGCAACCTTACAAGGAGCGGCACGTTATCTCAAGCACTGGCATCTTCTGGGTGAGCGTTTGCCGGTGCATGACCTACTAGATCGTATTTACCAAGAGGGTGATGTCCGTCTTAAATACGCAGCGGTTTGCCAAGATCTTGATCGCCCACAGGTCTTAGCTAACTTAGATGCCTTCTTAGAGGTGGCGTTAAATCAAGACGGCGGTCAATATCCAAGCTTGAGTCGTTTTATCCAGGAGATGAATGCCAAGCGTAGGGGAGATGATGATGAAACGCCCGATGAGGGTGATGTAGACGCAGCAAGCGATGAGAATTTAGCTGAGGTAGATGAAGAGAGCGAGATGTCAGAGGAGGATCGTCATAAGCGTGTTCGCTTGATGACGATTCATGGCGCCAAAGGATTGGAATCACCTTTTGTAATTATTTTGGATGCCAATAATACTGATACTAACGTTGACTATAGTGGCGTATTAATTGATTGGGCACCACATGAGCAATGCCCCTCGCATCTTTCATTATTCACTTCTAAAACATTGACGAGCCCACGTGTTGAGATCAATGAAGCCGAAAAGCATATCGGTGAAAAGGAAAATTGGAACTTGCTTTATGTGGCCATGACTCGTGCTCGCCAGGGCTTATGGATCAGCGGTAATGCGCAGAAGCCAACAGCGAATAATCCAGATGGGTTTGATAAAAGCTCTTGGTATGGCAAGGCAAGCCAGGCTGAAGTAGCCGTATATCAAGTCAATGGAGATGTGGCAACGTTAACAGTGCCGCAAGCCATCAAAGCCAAAGTAGAAAGCGCAGTTGAAGATTTTGTCTTGGAGTGGAATCCTGCACAAGAAAGTTATACCCAATTACTCAGTGATATCGAAGATGGCTTCACAGTAGAGGTGTTTACTGGTGAGAGTGGAAAAGCAGCAGAACCTGATCCAGAGATTTTGGAAGAGGGAACGCATTTTCATAAGTTACTCGAGTTCCTCACCCCAGACTCCAATCAAACAACTAAACCTTCAATACCCAATGAGCAAGAGGTCATGAATTGGTTGGGTGTAGATCAAGCACATGCTCAGAAAGTGATTGAGCGCACCCAGAAAGTATTAGAAGCAGCAGAACTGAAACCGTACCTCACATCAGGACGGTGGATTGCCGCATGGAACGAACTCGATATTGCAAGCAAGGAAGGCAAGAGCTATCGAATGGATCGATTGGTCGAACTAGATGACCATATTGCCATCATTGATTACAAGCTCACTATTCCAGAAGTAGGAAGCGAGAAATATGAAATGTATCGCAAGCAGCTCCAAAACTATCAAGCAGAACTTACCCGTATTCGCAATGACAAGCCCAATAAAGCTTATTTAATCTCTTCAGCAGGCAAGATTCATCAAATTGGCTAGGCCAAAATCCCCTTGAATTCCCCCTAAAAGCCCCCATATAAGTGGGGGATAGCAGAAATCCCCAAACTAGGGATAATGAAATTCGCAGTAAACATCCTATAAGGAGTCGTTATGAAAATGCGTAATCTAATGAAGGTACTTGCTGGCGTATTCGCAAGCGCAATATTGCTGACTAGCAATGCAGTGTTTGCTGAGGCGACTTTGCCAGAGGTATATCAAGCTGTGCAATCTGGACAATTGGCCAAAGCCGATACCATGATCAAAGAGGTTTTACAAAATCATCCGAATAGTGCCAAGGCACACTATGTTGCTGCTGAGGTTTACCTCAAAGAAGGTAAGGTAGATGCTGCGCGCAATCATTTCGTTAAAGCAGAAAGTCTTGCGCCAGGCTTGCCATTTGCTCAAGCAGAGTCTGTACAGAAATTGCAGATGCAACTTGCTGGTGGTGCAGCAGCTCCGGCTGCCGCTCAAAGTTCTATTTTTAGCAACCCCATCTTTTGGGGTTTGATTGCTATTTTAGTTGTGGGCATCATTATGGTGATGAGACGTCGTAAGGCTGATGCCGTTCAAGTCTATAACGCACCAAGCGCTGGTTACCCCGGTACTCCAGGCGGTCCTGCGGGCTACCCTGGTGGCCCTGGTTATCCTGGGGCTCCCGCTGCAGGCGGTATGGGAAGTGGCTTGATGGGTAGCTTAGCAACTGGTGCCGCCTTAGGCGCTGGTATGTATGCCGGTCAAGCATTAGCCAGCAATCTCATGGGTGGTCACGATAATGGACACGCTAATGCGAACCCGAATCCAAACCTGACTCAAGTTGGTGGTCCAACATCCTTAGATCCTAACTTTGGCGTACGTGATGGTAGCTCTTGGGATGATGGCGCTAGCTCTTGGGATGACGGTGGTGGCGGTAACTTTATGGATGATGTCTGATCGGATAAGGCAGGGGCTAGGGAGCAGCAGTTAAACTAGCCCCATGGAATATTTTGCAGAAATCATTGAGACCCTTAATCCCTGGCTTTTTCGAGCCAGTGTTTATCTCTCTAACGCATTTCTAGATGACCCTGCAATACTGGCATTTGCTTTTTGCTGAAGTATTAAAAAGTAAGCGCCCAATAAAAAACCACCGAATCCCGGTGGTTTTTTATTGGAAGCAAGAGCAGTAGAGCAGTAATTTTATTTGACTTATTTAATCATGCCCGCATTCTTAGCATCATCCATCGCTTGAGCAGTTTTCTCTTTCATGAAAGCCGGCATCTTGGCTAATGGCACATCCACCAATACAAATCCAGACTCCTCCAACTTCTTCTTGGTCTCAGGATCAGCATTGAGCTGTGCAAAGTAGTCAGACAGCTTCTGTTGCAAGATCAGTGGAGTTGATTTTGGTACGGCAACACCACGATAAGCGCCGTCTACCCAGTTCAAACCCAACTCTTTAAAAGTGGGTACGTCTGGTAGAGCAGGGTTGCGTTTCTCAGTAGCGATTGCCAGCGTGCGCACCTTACCTTTTTGCTGAATCGCTAAGGGCAAGTAACCCATTGCGCCATCTACGTGCATGCCAATCAACGCAGTAATCAAATCACCCGTGCCTTTAAAAGGTACGTAATTGATTTTGACGCCAGCCAATTTGTTCAAACGCTCAACAGCCATATGGTTGGCTGAGAACTGAGCGGAACCTGCTAAAGACATCTTGCCCGGTTCTTTTTTGGCGGCTGCAATAAATTCTTGATAGGTCTTGTAAGGGCTGTCTGCAGAAACCATTAAAGCATCTGGTGTGAAGTGATAGTAGTAGATGGCATTGATATCTTCAGTCTTGTACTGAATACCTTCTTGTAAAGGTTGCAAGATCGTATGCGGAATATTGACGCCAACCACTGTTGTGCCATCAGCAGGATATGTATTGAGAGCACTCCACACTAGAGCGCCACCTGCGCCAGCACGGTTAATCACCACCATCGGCTGCTTAAATTTCTTAGCAGAGATTTCGGCTTGATAGCGCGCTACTAAATCAGACTCTCCAGCAGGCGGGAAGGGGATGATGTACTGAATCGTCTTATCTGGGAACGGCTGCGCGTGCACTACCGATAGCAAGCCGAAAGAAATAAAACAAGTACTCAGTAAAGCAGTCAGTAATTTCAAGAGCTTCATTTGGAGACCTCCTCGATCACAGCATTCGTCACATCACTCATCATGGCAGTACCGCCTAAATCACGGGTATGTAGTTTTGGATTCGCAGTCACTTTTTCAATGGCAGCCATTAATTTGGCGGCCAAGGCTTTTTCGCCTAAGAAGTCGAGCATCATCACGGCAGACCAGAAGGTGCCAATTGGATTGGCAAGACCTTTACCCATGATGTCAAAAGCAGAACCATGAATCGGTTCAAACATGGAAGGATAGCGGCGCTCTGGATCGATATTGCCAGTCGGTGCAATACCCAAACTACCAGCTAATGCAGCAGCTAAGTCGCTGAGCACATCCGCATGCAAATTGGTTGCCACAATGGTGTCTAAAGATTCAGGGCGATTGACCATCCGTGCGGTAGCGGCATCGACTAATTCTTTATCCCAAGTTACATCCGGAAAATCTTTAGCAACGAGCTTGGCAATCTCATCCCACATCACCATGCCATGGCGCTGCGCATTGGATTTAGTAATGACGGTAAGGTGCTTACGAGGACGTGACTGAGCTAACTTAAAAGCGTAACGTTGTACGCGCTCAACCCCAACGCGCGTCAGGATACTCATATCCGAAGCGACTTCAATCGGATGGCCTTGGTGTGCTCTGCCGCCTAAGCCGGAGTATTCACCTTCAGAGTTCTCGCGCACGATCACCCAATCCAGTTGATTGGGTTTGCAATTACGTAGAGGTGTTTCAATACCGGGAAGAATGCGAGTGGGGCGCACGTTGGCGTACTGATCAAAGCCTTGGCAAATCTTTAAACGCAATCCCCACAAGGTAATGTGATCTGGAATATCGGGATCACCAGCAGAACCAAACAAGATGGCATCTTTAGGTCGTAAAGGATCAAGTCCATCTTCGGGCATCATGATGCCGTGCTTGCGGTAGTAGTCGCCACCCCAATCGAAGTGCTCAAACTCAAAAGCAATCTCAGGATGTTTTTTGCTTAAGGCGTTTAAGACCTTCTCACATTCGGGAATAACTTCTTTGCCAATTCCATCACCTGGAATGGAAGCAATCTTGTACGTCTTCATGGGTCTCCTACTATTTTTATATTTTTTAAACTACTTAGTAAATTATGCCCCTAGATCTCAGTCTGAGAGACTAGGGTTTATGACTACTTATTCAATGGGATCATCTATCCAGGTGACTGGCGCTGTGCGTCTACGGTCAATCTTCAGATCAAAGATATCAAAACGGTTGTAGTAGCCAACAACATCATGAAATTGCTTAGGTTCAATGCATTCTTGTAAATCAAACTCGGCATAGATGATGCCCTCTTTACCTTGAATCGATTCACCAATTTGTGTGCCTGTTGGGCTAATGAAAAAAGATTCTGCAGCAGGAGTATTTTTTAGAATATCGCCTACCGCTGGATCACGCTTCACTAAGAAGTCGAACATTGCTTCATCCATATGTGCTGCACAGACAATGCCAAAGCATTTGGCTTCGAAGGAGTGGGCAGAGGCGCGAATACGATTAGCGTTGAGATTATTAAAGTTACCTTGTTTCGGGTCTTTGGTCGGCCATACCGGAGGCCAGCTAGAAATATGAATCTGCTCTTTTTGCGCCATGAGTGCAAAGCGTGCCAAAGGATTTGTGTTCTCTCCACAAATCAAGCCGCCAATATTGCCAACTGGCGTATGGCTCACACGCAGGCCAGCCCCATCACCCGGCGCCCAAATCAGTTTTTCATAAAAAGTGGGAACAAGTTTGCGATGGTGATTCAGAATTTCGCCCTGCGCGGAAATCAGTACATTGGAGTTCCACACACAGCCGACGCTATAGGGACTCGTTTCACTAAAGCCCATTGAGACAATCATCTGATGTTCTTTGGCGGCTTTGCAAAGTGCTGCAATTTCAGGGCCATCAATAGCAATACTGTTGTTGACGAAGCTTTCAAAAAGATCATGGTTTTTCATGGGCGCCCATAAAGCAGCCCAAACCGGAAAGCCTGGAATAAAAGATTCTGGAAATGCTAAGAGTTGCGCCCCTTTGGATGCTGCCTGTCCAATCGCAGTGATGGCCTTGGCGGTTGTAGCGGTTTTATCTAAAAAGACCGGGGAGAGGTGGGCTGAGGCAACCGTTGTTTTGTTAGGCAAGATGCTGACTCCATTGGGTATTGATCTTGTACTTTACTGGAAGGGCGGGCTGCTTGATGCGCTCAAAACAACAAAAACAGGCTCATTTTTACGGTTTTTACATATACTGTATAAACATACAGTATATTAATGACTATGACGCAAGCAATGACCTCCCCAAAAGCAACCCTGAGCCAGGCCCCACAAGCCTTGGCAGGTCATTTTGCGGCCTTTGAGCTCAAACTCCTGAGTCACCGAATTTCAGCAGGATTTCCCAGTCCAGCGGCAGATTACGCCGAGGATGGGCTAGATCTGAACCATTACCTCGTTCAGAACAAGCCAGCGACCTTCATGTTTACCGTGAAGGGGGATTCGATGTTGGGGGCGGGCATTTGCGATGGCGACAAGGTGGTTGTAGATAAGGCTCTCAAACCAAAACATAAAGATATCGTCGTGGCAGTGGTCGATGGTGAGTACACCATCAAGCGCCTCTATCAATTACGTGGTCGCATTGAACTGCAACCAGAAAACCCTCACTATCAACCCATCACTTTTAGTGAAGGTAGTGAATTGCAAATCTGGGGAGTAGTAGTTGGGGTAGTGCGCAAGTACAGCAATGCCAGTACGAGATATGGCAAGGGCAATAAATCATGAACCCACTTTTTGCGCTCGTTGATGTGAACAACTTTTACGTTTCTTGTGAGCGGGTATTTCAGCCTAAGCTAGAAGAAGTGCCGATGGTAGTGTTATCGAACAATGATGGTTGTGCAGTAGCGCGCAGTGCTGAAGTCAAAGCACTCGGCGTGAAGATGGGTACACCTTGGTTTCAGATGGAGGCGCTTGCGAGGAAACACGGTATTCAGGCTTACTCATCGAACTACACCTTATATGGTGATATGAGTAACCGCGTAGTACAGGTATTGCGGGGCTTTACACCTAATCTTGAGGTTTACAGCATTGATGAGAGTTTTCTGCAAATCGAGACAGTCTTAAAGCAATATCAAGACACTATCGAGCTAGGTCAAAAGATCAAGCAACAAGTCAAACAAACCACTGGCTTACCAGTCTGTGTTGGTATTGGTGCCAGCAAGACACTTGCTAAGCTAGCAAATCACTTAGCCAAAAAACACAAACAGTTCTCCGGTGTATGCGATGTCAACGCCATGAACAAAGAAGAGCTCTACCAGTGGATGAGCGAGACTGAGGTAGGTGAGGTCTGGGGTGTTGGTAGGCAGATTGCTAAGAAGCTCAAAGCCCAACATATTCATAGTGTGTTTGATCTCTTGCAAGCCTCACCACAGGCCATGCGTCAGCAGTTTGGCGTGGTGATGGAACGCCTCTGTTATGAACTGCGTGGTACTTCATGCTTGCAACTAGAAGAAGTCGCGCCAGCCAAACAACAAATCATTGCCTCACGTAGTTTTGGTAAGTTAGTGACTAGCCAGGTAGAGCTAGCCCAGTCCGTTGCAACCCATGCATCACGGGCAGCGGAAAAGCTGAGAGGCCAAGACAGCGTGACGGGCGCGCTCACAGTATTTATTCAGACAAACCCGTTTAAGCAGCATGAGCCACAGCATCATCAAAGCATCACGATTCCACTAGCAGATGCAACTGATAACACGCTGACCTTAACGAATGCCGCCTTGGCAGGGCTCAAGCAAATCTATCAACCCAACTTTCGTTATAAAAAGGCAGGGGTCATTCTGAATCTGATTAGCGATAAGCCAACGATTCAGCCATCACTCTTTGAGGATGTAGAGAGTAAGGGTAAGTCAGCCAGTCTTATGAAAGCAGTAGACGAGATCAACACACGCTTTGGCAATGCTGTCATTAGATCTGCAGCTGCAGGTACAAATGGCACGAAACAAGTATGGCAAATGCGATCAAACAACAAGTCACCGAACTACACCACGAAGTGGGATGAGTTGCCGGTAGCTCGTTAAGTAAAGACGCGAGGAAACATATGAAAAACAACACTACACCCACCATTTTTAACTAGCTCATTTCGTGAGCTTTTGACCCACTAATCTGAATACATAGCAGCAATTAAAAAGTAAACAGCGGTAGTAAATAAGGAGAAACAAATGAACACATTAAGCAACTTGATGAACAACTTCAACGGCATTTCATTGGCAGTGATCATGATCCTGTCTTACTGCGCAGTGCTGAAAAACACCAAGCGTCATGAAAGCGAAACAAAACAAGTCTTTAATCGTAGATATCGTTAAAAGCAAAGCGCTAAAGAATATGCAGCAAGCCTAGAGGGGGAATAAGGAAATCACGGATTCCTTATTCCCTAGTAAAGGCGCATCAATAATTCCCCTAACTTTGCTGTGCCTATTGCGTGAATAGAAAACTCGTTAATATTCGCACATGAATCAAGACAAACAGACCTTCTTGGATAAGAAATTACGGCCATTGCCGCGCTGGATCTTTATGTCCCGCTGGTTGCAGGCGCCTCTCTATATTGGCTTGATCGTCGCTCAGGGCGTCTATGTATGGCAGTTTTGGATTGAGTTGGTTCATCTGATTCAGATGATGGCCAATAAGAGTATGACAGAGACTGCTTTGATGTTAGTGGTCTTAGGTCTGATCGATGTGGTCATGATCTCTAATTTATTAGTCATGGTCATTGTGGGCGGATGGGAAACATTTGTTTCGCGTTTGGAACTAGAGAATCATCCTGATCAGCCTGAGTGGCTCTCTCATGTGAACGCAGGAGTCCTGAAGGTGAAGTTGGCAACCGCCATCATTGGTATTTCATCGATCCACTTGCTCAAGACCTTCATTAATGCAGCATCGTATGATGAGAAAACCCTCATGTGGCAGACTCTCATCCACGTTACGTTTGTATTGTCTGCTCTCGCAATTGCTTATACCGAAAAGATTGTGACAGCAGCGCACAAGCCTCACTAATTACCATCAAAGGCTTGCTCCGGCAATGAGCAAGCAATGCTTACGAAGTGGGTGAATGATGATCGAGAACCCGTGTTTTGCATGTGGCATGTGTTGCCAACACTTCCGAGTCAGTTTTTACCACGGCGAAATTGAAGGTGACGGAGTAGGGACAGTTCCAGCAGAGCTCACGACAAAAATAAATGCCCACCTAGCGTGCATGAAAGGTACTGAGAAAGGGGGTGCCCCTTGTGTTGCACTCAGGCATACGCAAGAGGAGGGCTGGCGCTGCTCCATTTATGAGAAGCGCCCCAGCCCTTGCCGAGAATTCAATATCCTCAACGAGAATGGTACGCCCAACCCTGATTGCGTGAAGCTACAGGAGTTTGCTAGGCAACAGCGCCAAGCTAAAAATTAACGCAGATTTAAGCTCTTCGCAATTTGACTAAATGCAGCGTACTCTTGATTGAGTTTGTCTTGTAAATCTTTGCCACTTAATACCGCAGAAGACTCACCAACCTCATCTAAGTAGCGTAATGTATCTGGCTCTTTCATAGCTTTGCTGTAAGCCTGAACAATTTGATTGATGCGTTCAGGTTTTGTGCCTTTGGGGGCCAAGATAATGCGCCAAAGCAAAGTCTCTTCTTTGGCAAGACCAATATCTTTTAAAGAACTTGCATTCGGAAACTGTGCATTTCTATTAGCTGAAGAAACCAATAGGCATTTGGCTTTACCAATATTGGCATGCTGCAATACTGGCGGAATAGAGCCCACATAAATATCAATTTGGTTCGATAAGAAACCAATGATGGTTTCGCCCGCACCCTTATAAGGAACATCAACCGCTTCAATATTCTGCGGTCTAAAGATACGCTCGGTAGCAAGCTGTGCAGGGCCACCAAGGCCATCAGTGCCATAGGTATATTTTTTAGGATTTTTGCGCAACTCTTCCATGAAAGATTTGCCATCATTTGCCGGAAAGTCAGGTCGCACACAAAAGATATACGGCGCAGTAGAGAGTTGAATCACCGGAATATAGTCGCTAGGCGTGTAAGGTACCTTGCTAGTTTGTGGAACCACGGTCACAGGCGATGGCCATACACCGGCTAGCGTGTAACCGTCAGGAGCAGAGTTCACCACTTGGCTAAGACCAATTGTGCCGCCCGCACCAGGAACGTTCTGAATGCTGATGGGCCCACCAATAAAACGCTGCGCATCTTTTGAAACGACTCTAAAGAGGGCATCCGTTCCACCACCAGGAGCTGTTGGAACAATTAATTTGGTCACTGTTTGTGCAGACAATGGGCCTTGCAATAAACAGGTCACGCTAAGCCCAACTAGACCCTTAGTGATTTGTTGAATAAGTGAGTGGCGCATAGGAGTACCCTAATCTAAAAGTGAAAAAGTGTTTTGGGATTGTTAATGAAAATATCTTCCCAAATGGTCGAATCGTCAACTGCTGATTGAATCCAATCGATGCAGTCAGCATAAGTAAATACATTTTCATGACTCAACCAGGGCCAATCGCTGGCCCAAACCAGTTGCTTGGGATTGGCGGCTATCAAGGCATCAATATAAGGCTGAATACTGACGCCATCTAGAGAGCCTAGGCGGTAGGGCGCAGAAAGCTTCACCCAAATCTGACCATCGCTAAGACCTCGCAAGGTATTTTGAAAGGAAGTGCTATGAATGCCAAGCTTGGAATCAGGATTGCCAAAATGATCTAGGACTAAAGTGGCACCACTTGCCAAAATCTGAGGAACCACATGCTCTTGTAAGTGATCTTCTAAAAATAACTCGATATGCAGACCAAGATCTTGCGCTATTCCTAGCAAGGTTCGATATTCCACACTGGTGATATCTGGAATAGATTTCTTTTTAATCCAATTCAGACGTATGCCTTCAACACCATGCTCACGCATACTGAGTAATTGGCGCTCCAGATCAGCCTTTGCCATATTGGGATCGGCAATCACTGTGCCACGAAGATGATTAGGGTAGTGCTTGAGGGCTTCTAGTAAGAGAGTGTTGTTAGGGCCATAAAAACTGGGCGCCGTTAAGACTCCATGTGAAATCCCATGGGCACCCAAAACAGAAATATATTCAGTAGCGCTGACATCTCGAATAGGGCGAGAGTGGATTTCAGGGGCTAATGGGAGATCTACGGCCATGATGTGGGCATGACAATCGATTCCGGTGACGACCTGTTTTTCTTGCATTTGTCTCTTGGTTCATCTTTATAATTCTGTAAAAAGGAGACTACCATGCCCATGCACTTAGGCACGAGATTGCGCAAGCTCATTAATGAGAGAAGAGGCTTACTGGTACCAGGGGCGGGCAATGCTCTCGCTGCCAGAGTGATTGAGGATGCAGGCTTTGAGGCGGTCTATCTCAGCGGGGCAGGTCTAACGAATCAATTCTATGGAATACCTGATCTTGGGTTTATTGGCTTGAATGATGTTGCGGCGCACACCGCTGCCATCAGAGAGGTGATTCAACTCCCTTTAATTGTGGATATTGATGTTGGCTTTGGTAATGCAGTCAATGTCCACCACACCATTAAAGTTCTTGAGCGTGCAGGTGCCAATGCTGCGCAGATCGAAGATCAGGCCATGCCTAAACGATGCGGTCACTTTGCAGGTAAGATCATTATCAGCAAAGAAGAGATGTGTGGAAAGATTAAAGCGGCTGTCGATGCACGCACCCACGATGATTTTTTAGTCATTGCTAGAACTGATGCCAGATCAATCTATGGTTTAGAAGATGCGCTTGATAGAGCGCAAAGCTATGCGCAAGCAGGTGCGGATATGACCTTTATTGAGGCGCCTGAGAGCGTAGAAGAAATGAAGCTCATCGCGGCCCAAACTTACTGCCCGCAGCTAATCAACATCGTTATTGGCGGTAAAACACCATCCTTGCCATTAAAAGATCTCTCCGAAATGGGTTTTGGAATTGTGCTGTATGCCAACGCAGCCTTGCAAGGTGCAGTACGCGGCATGACTAATGCCTTAGAGCATCTTAAGAGAACAGGCGAGCTTAAAGAAGATCCTGCTTTAGTAGCTACTTTTGCAGAGCGCCAGAATGCTGTTAAAAAAGATGACTTTGATGCATTAGAGAAGAAGTTCTCATAAAACAAAACAACAAACCATTCATCAAAATCAATAGTGCATTTATGAAAACATCCAAATTCTTACTTTCTCTTATGCTTGCTGTCATTGGCACGTCGGTAATGGCTGCAGACCCATGGCCCAATCGCCCAATTCGTTTCATCGTAGGATTTGGACCAGGTGGCGCTAACGATTTAGTAGCGCGTGCAGTGGCAGAAGGGGTAAGCAAGCAATTAGGTCAACCAGTGGTTGTGGAAAACAAGCCTGGTGCAGGATCGGTAGTAGGCGGTGATTATGTTGCGAAGAGCGCGCCAGATGGTTACACCTTTTATGCGGGTGCTGCGGGAGGGGTGGTCACCATTCCGATGCTTCGTAACAATATGCCCTACAAGCAAGAGGACTTGGTGCCTGTTGGCATGATGGCAGTGAGTCCATCAATCATTGTGGTCAATAGCGAATCACCAATTCAGAACTTTAAAGACCTATTGACCAAAGCCAAAAATAAACCTGGCGTCACTTTTGCAACTGCAGGCACTGGGAGTACGCCCCACTTTGTGGC of Polynucleobacter sp. AP-Titi-500A-B4 contains these proteins:
- a CDS encoding carbon-nitrogen hydrolase family protein; translation: MPNKTTVASAHLSPVFLDKTATTAKAITAIGQAASKGAQLLAFPESFIPGFPVWAALWAPMKNHDLFESFVNNSIAIDGPEIAALCKAAKEHQMIVSMGFSETSPYSVGCVWNSNVLISAQGEILNHHRKLVPTFYEKLIWAPGDGAGLRVSHTPVGNIGGLICGENTNPLARFALMAQKEQIHISSWPPVWPTKDPKQGNFNNLNANRIRASAHSFEAKCFGIVCAAHMDEAMFDFLVKRDPAVGDILKNTPAAESFFISPTGTQIGESIQGKEGIIYAEFDLQECIEPKQFHDVVGYYNRFDIFDLKIDRRRTAPVTWIDDPIE
- a CDS encoding tripartite tricarboxylate transporter substrate binding protein, coding for MKLLKLLTALLSTCFISFGLLSVVHAQPFPDKTIQYIIPFPPAGESDLVARYQAEISAKKFKQPMVVINRAGAGGALVWSALNTYPADGTTVVGVNIPHTILQPLQEGIQYKTEDINAIYYYHFTPDALMVSADSPYKTYQEFIAAAKKEPGKMSLAGSAQFSANHMAVERLNKLAGVKINYVPFKGTGDLITALIGMHVDGAMGYLPLAIQQKGKVRTLAIATEKRNPALPDVPTFKELGLNWVDGAYRGVAVPKSTPLILQQKLSDYFAQLNADPETKKKLEESGFVLVDVPLAKMPAFMKEKTAQAMDDAKNAGMIK
- a CDS encoding tartrate dehydrogenase produces the protein MKTYKIASIPGDGIGKEVIPECEKVLNALSKKHPEIAFEFEHFDWGGDYYRKHGIMMPEDGLDPLRPKDAILFGSAGDPDIPDHITLWGLRLKICQGFDQYANVRPTRILPGIETPLRNCKPNQLDWVIVRENSEGEYSGLGGRAHQGHPIEVASDMSILTRVGVERVQRYAFKLAQSRPRKHLTVITKSNAQRHGMVMWDEIAKLVAKDFPDVTWDKELVDAATARMVNRPESLDTIVATNLHADVLSDLAAALAGSLGIAPTGNIDPERRYPSMFEPIHGSAFDIMGKGLANPIGTFWSAVMMLDFLGEKALAAKLMAAIEKVTANPKLHTRDLGGTAMMSDVTNAVIEEVSK
- a CDS encoding exodeoxyribonuclease V subunit beta; its protein translation is MSDQINSPMNAQLNMLPEKQNYSEKLACDPQRSVIVSACAGSGKTWLLVARMVRLLLDGVKPQEILALTFTRKAAQEMRDRLYGLLEQFSKCDDAALIKELIARGIEESQTPEYLPRAKALYEEVLANPQPIVIDTFHGWFGRLLSAAPVSIGIQPGFKLREDAKRLQEECLDDWWGDLTPELKAHYDVLLKYLGSHEAQKLLMGRSSLFKQRGAWTFFEKECNETGVSPVKRLMQTLHKLDVPNPLLAQWNAPNTLEDLQFLARTFANSSVKDSDLLKYLSPAVACKERGGNVMEVASTFQTTFLTKESNYRSGNDKILGDAKKYLQKNGQEHRIDEHIAIKQAWGHAFEDYLLWQAEHDVLAINQAWFALNQSMMAHANAQKENMRVRDFDDLEVGVSLLMSDAANAAYLQSRLDAKYKQILVDEFQDTNPLQWQILRAWLAGYSEGDEKPKVFIVGDPKQSIYRFRRADPRLFVSAAQFLHQHHQAAYIEQDKTRRNAYEINAAVNKIFQGEQVPPDYPYSEQHTLWTTPDQGKPADAYAQQGEIYLLPLIPYEEQSQELREGSAFDKAIADSSETVAVVQRQHEGETVARLIKEVITTHKVADKEGGVEIWRDARASDFLLLVKRRKFLPQYERALRDAKLAYESPRLGGLLNTLEIDDLIALLTVLVTPRHDLPLAQVLRSPIFGFPEKQMQQLAVAMTSGQYRCWWDALQDSQDATLQGAARYLKHWHLLGERLPVHDLLDRIYQEGDVRLKYAAVCQDLDRPQVLANLDAFLEVALNQDGGQYPSLSRFIQEMNAKRRGDDDETPDEGDVDAASDENLAEVDEESEMSEEDRHKRVRLMTIHGAKGLESPFVIILDANNTDTNVDYSGVLIDWAPHEQCPSHLSLFTSKTLTSPRVEINEAEKHIGEKENWNLLYVAMTRARQGLWISGNAQKPTANNPDGFDKSSWYGKASQAEVAVYQVNGDVATLTVPQAIKAKVESAVEDFVLEWNPAQESYTQLLSDIEDGFTVEVFTGESGKAAEPDPEILEEGTHFHKLLEFLTPDSNQTTKPSIPNEQEVMNWLGVDQAHAQKVIERTQKVLEAAELKPYLTSGRWIAAWNELDIASKEGKSYRMDRLVELDDHIAIIDYKLTIPEVGSEKYEMYRKQLQNYQAELTRIRNDKPNKAYLISSAGKIHQIG
- a CDS encoding tetratricopeptide repeat protein, with translation MKMRNLMKVLAGVFASAILLTSNAVFAEATLPEVYQAVQSGQLAKADTMIKEVLQNHPNSAKAHYVAAEVYLKEGKVDAARNHFVKAESLAPGLPFAQAESVQKLQMQLAGGAAAPAAAQSSIFSNPIFWGLIAILVVGIIMVMRRRKADAVQVYNAPSAGYPGTPGGPAGYPGGPGYPGAPAAGGMGSGLMGSLATGAALGAGMYAGQALASNLMGGHDNGHANANPNPNLTQVGGPTSLDPNFGVRDGSSWDDGASSWDDGGGGNFMDDV